A window from Macadamia integrifolia cultivar HAES 741 unplaced genomic scaffold, SCU_Mint_v3 scaffold1006, whole genome shotgun sequence encodes these proteins:
- the LOC122062365 gene encoding enolase 1-like: MASIERVKVTQILDSRSNPMIEAEVQLTDEILTRATVPFYESTLLLGGFKQHDKWPESQDFEKINRIIGPELIGKNPTDQTGIDNCLLQLLDGAVNEELRAIGLAVSIAVCKAGARVMNIPLYEHIANLARNKTLVMPVPAFNVINGGSRAGNKLTMQGFKILPVGACSFREAMDMGMRIYFHLEAVIKTKYGQDATNIGYEGGFSSSIQGDNEALGLLKTAIDYAGLTGKVVIGMDVAASKFYGTDKTYDLNFKEKKNDGSQKISGVALKSIYKSYVAEYPVASIENPFNQDDWEHYSNLTSEIGEGVQIVGDNLLANPKTVEKFINKTTCNSPFLKVKELLIRLCIRKKVETEGEITIPKMVEMAINKKSCNALLLEVNQIGSVTESIEAVKMSKLAGWGVMASHRGGETEDFIADLSVGLAMGQIKTGAPCWSERHAVYKKLMQIEEELGLEATYAGANFRKPVEPY, translated from the exons TGCTTCTTGGTGGATTcaaacaacatgataaatggccCGAAAGCCAG GATTTTGAGAAAATCAATCGTATTATTGGTCCAGAATTGATTGGCAAG AACCCTACTGACCAAACTGGTATTGACAACTGCTTGCTGCAACTACTTGATGGAGCAGTTAATGAAGAG CTTAGAGCAATCGGATTGGCAGTTTCTATAGCAGTCTGCAAAGCAGGGGCTCGTGTTATGAATATACCACTTTATGAG CATATTGCCAACCTTGCTCGAAACAAGACCTTGGTGATGCCAGTTCCTGCTTTCAATGTCATCAATGGTGGATCACGTGCAGGAAACAAACTTACAATGCAG GGGTTCAAGATCCTACCCGTGGGAGCTTGTTCTTTCAGAGAGGCCATGGATATGGGAATGAGAATATATTTCCATTTGGAG GCTGTGATAAAGACGAAATATGGCCAAGATGCAACAAATATTGGTTATGAAGGTGGCTTTTCCTCCAGCATTCAG GGGGACAATGAGGCACTTGGGTTGCTCAAGACAGCCATTGATTATGCTGGTTTAACTGGAAAA GTGGTTATTGGAATGGATGTTGCTGCTTCTAAGTTTTATGGAACAGACAAAACATATGATCTGAACTTCAAAgaaaag AAAAATGATGGGTCACAAAAGATCTCAGGAGTTGCCCTTAAAAGCATTTACAAGTCATATGTGGCTGAGTACCCAGTCGCTTCTATTGAAAATCCATTTAACCAAGATGACTGGGAACACTACTCTAATCTTACCAGTGAAATTGGAGAGGGAGTACAGATTGTGGGAGATAATCTCTTGGCTAACCCAAAG ACAGTCGAGAAGTTTATCAACAAGACAACATGCAATTCCCCCTTTCTCAAGGTGAAGGAGTTACTGATTCGTTTATGCATTAGAAAGAAAGTAGAGACTGAGGGAGAGATCACTATCCCAAAG ATGGTTGAGATGGCAATCAACAAGAAATCATGCAATGCCCTTCTTCTCGAG GTTAATCAAATTGGGTCTGTTACTGAGAGCATTGAAGCTGTGAAAATGTCCAAGCTTGCTGGTTGGGGTGTCATGGCCAGCCACCGCGG TGGAGAGACAGAGGACTTCATTGCAGATCTCTCTGTGGGTTTGGCAATG ggtcAGATCAAGACCGGAGCTCCTTGCTGGTCAGAGCGTCATGCAGTGTACAAGAAG CTCATGCAGATCGAAGAGGAGCTTGGGTTAGAAGCAACTTATGCTGGAGCCAACTTCCGCAAGCCTGTTGAGCCTTACTAG